The stretch of DNA ATACTATGTACCCACTGATTTTGCTatgtgtgttatttttttttatttcttcttcttcttcttcttcttcttcttcttcacatgCTTAactaaaaatctttttttttttttataagcacAAAAATTCCACTATTTGAATATAGTTTTGATTCTTGAAATCCAGCACCTCTTTATGTATGGATGTGCGGGTTTAATTGATTCACATAAACGACAACAATGAAGGTGATTAGAGTTCACAAAATTAAGTTGAAGAGATCATAAGGCATCAAGAGTCATTCTACAGGGTCCGGTGGGTCTATCGAGCCGCTCACAGAAAGGGAGCAAAAAGACGATTTTACTccgcccactttgcaaatttgtaaaACAGGCCACTGCCTCCGTCCCTACTCTGTTGTCTCCCCTGCAATGGCCGCCGCCTCGTCTCCTCTCGTCGCTGCGCCTCGCTCCGTTGCCTCTTTGCCATCGCTGCCTTGTCTTCGTCGCCTCTTTGCCATCACTACCTCGACTCGCCTCGTCGACAGTCGATGGCAGGGGAGACGACAGAGCAGGGGCGATGCAATTCATGGGAGGGGAGAGAGCAAAGTATGGaggcaaaattatttttttattccctTTCAATAATCCAGTCGGTAAGCCCGTCAGAATTTTTCAGGTATCAAAAGTAATCTAGTTAGGATGCAATGCCAAAAGTAATCACGTAAGGATGTAATGCCGGTGGAAGAACTTAAGTATAGTCACAAATGAAGGAACGGGAAAAAGAAGTAAAGGACAAAGTCAAAGGAAAAACAGGAAGACCAATGAGGACAAAAATCAACAGGCAAAAAAGAACACAAAGTCAAAGGACGAAGAACCGATCTCTCGCTTCTCTCTCACGCGAACTGTCTCTGTATTGGTGTTCTGGGCAGCCTAGATTCAGGTCAGAAATACGATTCTAGCATTGTTGGGTTTTGCTTTCGATTGGTGGTGGGGGTTTTGCCATGGCAAAGATCGTTAATATCTTGGTTCGTGGTTCATTTCCCTCTATCTTCCCTTGAATTGTGTCCTTTCCTAGTGGGTTTTCTTCTGTTCTGGTTATTGGGTAGTCTATTCGGTCCGATTCCGTTGGGGTTTCCGAATGTTATGGCCGAAGGCACCTCACCTGTTTGGGTTCTGTTCCATTCTTCCTCTCCGATCGGGTCCCCTCTAGTTCCGGTTTCTGTTTCGGTTAGGCCCCTGGTTCGTCTTGCTATTCGATTTGCCGTCTCCGATCTAGCCTCTAGTTTCAGTTCTGTTCCGTCgtcctttccttctccttcttccgaGCCCCGGCAGTAACATGGCCGAGGCATGGCGGCTTCCGACGACAGTGGTCGGATGCCACCGCTGCCGGCCGACATCCCcgttctcttattttttattttatttacttttattgatttatttattcatttgttttattGTCAGTTGTGTTGTCAATAACAGGTTACAGAGGGCATTAATATCACTTATactatattataaatttttattattaattctattacTAAAAGCAATAtgagttatttttatattagtattaaaataatttatagtattaattatgttatatcaattatttaatttctagatCTGTCAACCTTGATTTATTAAAAGATTATAGATAAATTATAGTTTGTTAATTTCAAGTCTACTTGAGCAAATTATGATGTCATGTATATTTAAAGTGATTATGTGATCCTTAAATTTCAGTTAATTAGCATATGATATtcttaaaagaaatatatatacatacatataaatatatatatatatataaagatgggTATCGGTCTTTAAAATAAAGGTATATTAGGTAATTTCCAATAATGTGGTGATTAGATTATAGTAGTGTACCTATTTTATTTCCAAGTGAATTAAATATTgacctataatttattttgctcTAAATAATAGTATGGCACCTAGCCTAGGTTAACTCAAGTCCCATAACCTCTCAAATCCGTAGTTGCAATTGATAGCTGTCGTAAACCCGTTATGGGTTAGGCATACTCTCAATTCAAATCGGCCCATTCCTAAATTCTAAACCCAAATAGACCGTCGTTAGGTTTTATACGTTCTCGCTTCACCTCTCGAACCTATCTTTATCCCATCGTGGCCCGTTAGTCAATTAGAGTAGACGTCATAGTTCATCgtaagtattttataattttcattttttgttgataGTAATTCTTATGCATGTTAATAATGGTTTAGGTGATTTTGGCTTGACCCAACCAAGTGGCAACTGAGGAATTCTGAGACTTATATAAGCACGGTGAGTGGGTAAATTGTATTATGATagtattgttgcattcattagTTTATTATCCTTGTgatcttgatatatatatatatatatatattcttattgtTGTTTGGCATTTCCTTTAAAGTTGCATTTGGGGAAATCAGAATTCATATTGCCTTGATCTATGCATGTTGATATTTATGCTTAATACAATGCATGTGACCCTTTTTATTTTAGAATGGTAGTACAAAATGTATCCTAAAAGGAGTAACTAACTAGTTAGAACACTGTATTGCTAACTGCAATAAGAGTTAGTCGTTGATGCACCACGTATGTTTTGGGGTGAAAGTTAGTCCCCCGTATCGACGTGAGTGGTTCCGCCGATATGTTCACATCAAGCGTGAGTGGTTCCGCCGATTTAAGCTTGTGGGCGTGAGTGGTTCCGCCCTAAACTATTTGGATATATGAATATCAGGCGTGAGTGATTCCGCCGATATATGCTTGTGGGCGTGAGTGGTTCCACCCTAAATTATTTGGATATATGGATTCTGTTTCTAACTTGATTACTCCTAGTTGTGCATGTTTATTTGTCATCTCTTCCATTGTACTATTTATTGCTTAGTATGACATGGCATGATGATTTGTCTTCGCTGCACTAATTCTGTTTCCCCTTATTATAATGCTTTTTGCCCCTCAGTAAGTCAGTAGTTGACTTACCCCTTAAAAATTTCAGACTTGTAGGTTGGTATCAGTTCTGACAGTGAAGATCGTGGTCGGCGATCTAATTTGCATTGGCCATAGACACGCTCCAGGTTACATCACGTCTCTCATTTCATGGGAATTGTTGGTGGGATAGacttttgtgtttatttatttattttaggcatatttttgtaattgataCTGTAATCAGATGATGAATATTGGCCAGTTGGCATATGAATGTTGAATAAAAGCTATGTAAGCATTATGGTTTATATTGTTGCTTTTATGGTTAAGGTTAAATTAGAGGCTTGCTGCTCCCTATTGGAGTCTATGGCTTCATGGGGGGTAGTGCCGGTCACGGCCTCCTTATTTTGGGGCGTGACAGGTTATGGTatctatttcttcaaattttgatCCTTTGGCAATTAGTGGCAAATGTACTCACATTTTTTGTGTTGTGTCTTCAACAGCTTGACCTCCTAGTGGCTGCTTAATATGGATGATTCAGATGATGAGGAGCGCTATGTTCTTAGGCCTGGTGTTAATGATTTCGGGGCTAAATTTAAGAGTATCATGACTGCTAATGTTGATATGGCTACTAAAGTGTCCCTGATCACGGATCATTACATGGATTTCCTAGGTAAATCTCCAGATGATCCTGAGTCTGCTTATGATCTTTGGTATGCAGAAGTGGTTGTGTGGCTGACATCTATGCTTCAGAAACGCCCAGAGGATAGATCTATTTATGTCAAAACTGATGATCGGGTTGCAGATGCTGTATGGTATGTTGGCCTTAAATCCTTCGTGCTACTTACAGGGTGGATGGTCGAACCAATGTTCTTACAGAAGTATTTCAATTTCGAAGAACTGGCTTTCCGTGATCTCGAACCGGTGCTCCTTCACAGACTTCTTTCTTATTACCATCATTTTGGTGAGGAGGATGCTATAGAGAAGTGTTGGGAATTTGAAAACTTCAGGGACAACATCATGGAGGCAGCAGAATTAGCAAGATGCTACATCAGCTCATATACCGAACGAAGGCCATTACCAGATAATAACTATGAGGACAACATTTTGACTTTGTTGGAAAGAAGCCTAACAGGGAAGTATCTTCTTCAAGAATATGGAACATCGGCTTTTCGTCCAGAAATGGATAAGCGGCTACTTCAAGAATATGGTTCAGATATGGATAAGCGGCTGGCGAAAGACAGGAAAGATGGGCTGGTGCCCCAAAGCGGTGGCCTGGAGACAATTAAGGAATATCTGAACAAGCTGCGGGCGAAAGTGAGGGAAAATGAGCTGGTGGGCCGAAGCGGTGACctggagaaaattatggaaCGACTGATCGCGGGAACTTCAGAGCTAGGGATTACACCCATAGTAGGTATGGGTGGAATTGGTAAGACAACTCTGGCAAGAAGTCTTTATGAGGATGCTCAGATTCAGAATCACTTCCGTGTTCGTGGCTGGATTAGAGTTTCTCAAGAATTTCGAGAGAGAGATGTCATAACGGGCTTATTGGAGTCGATTGGCTTATTGAATTCGAATATTTCTCTCATTGATGAGGACAATACAAAATTAGGAGAACGGTTACGTAAACACTTACTAGGTCGGAAGTATCTCATTGTCATCGATGACCTTTGGACTACTGAAGCATGGGATTGCATGAAGTGGTGGTTTGAAGATAAAAACAACGGCAGCCGAATTCTGTTGACAAGTAGGCTTCATGAAGTGGCTTCTTATGTTAACCATCCTTATCCGATGAACTTGCTCAGCCCTGAAGATAGTTGGAAACTGTTGTGTAAACAGGCTTTTGGAACAGAAGGTTGTCCTCCTGAGTTATTGAATATCGGAAAGCAAATAGCAAATAAATGCCAAGGACATCCGCTATCAGTCATTGTGGTAGCAGGGCACCTTTCCAATATTGGCAAGACTAAACACAGCTGGGAGAATGTTGCAAAAACCATGGATTCTCTCATAGATGGATCCCAAGAGAACTTCAACATTCTTTCTTTGAGCTATAATGGCTTGACTCAGGACTTGAAAGCATGCTTCCTCTCACTGGTGATTTTCCCAAAGAATTCCGATATCCCTGTTCGGAAACTAATTAGGATGTGGGCTGGTATGGGATTTGTGCATCCAGAACCGCAGAAGAGCACGGAAGAGGTAGCACAGAAGTGCTTTGAGGATCTTATTAGAAGAAATTTAATTATagcgaagaaaaagaaatttgatgGTAAAGTTAATTCATGTGGCATCCATGATCTCTTGTGGGACTTGAGCATGAGAGAAGCTCGGAAAGAAGGCGATTACATTTTTGGTCACTCCCCTTTGAGCCATCCTTACTTCAATACTGATGATGACATGAAGTACGCATTGGGTCTCACCCATACTTTACTCTATTCTGGTCGCTCTTTTGAATCAGATTGTCCTCTCAGTTCTGCAGGATTCGAACTCCTCAAGATCTTGGATATTCTAAATCAGCCTTTTGATGATTTCCCGCATGAGATAACAGACAGGGTCAATCTGAGGTATCTTGCCCTGTCCACTTCTGCCGATATTCCTGATTCAGTGTCCAAACTTTGTTATCTAGAAACTTTAATCAATAATCATCAAAGGGCAGGTGGAAATTTGCCAAAAGAGATATGGTTAATGCCTCGTCTGAGGCATCTACACGTTGGAACTTGCACCTACTTGCCCAATCCATCAAGCCTTGACTCAGTTCTTACTGATCTTCAAACACTTTCCACTCTAAGCTCTGCCAGTTGTACCAAGGAAATATTCGAAAATATGCCCAATTTGGAAGAATTAGGTATTCATCAAATTAGAGAAAATGCTAGGGGAGATGAACTCTGCCTCAGCAGTCTTGTCTACTTGCATAAACTTCAAAAATTGAAGATAACTTGCAATCTAAGACTTGCAAATCCAAGATCCGCTTGTTGCTGGGAAAGTTTCCTACCAAACATCACGCAGTTGACTCTACTTTTAAGCCGTTTACCTTGGCATGAAATAAATGCTTTAGCCCTGTTGCCAAAACTTGAGGTGCTCAAACTAAAAAATAGTTCCTTTGAAGGGCCAGAGTGGGTACAGAATAATGAAGGATTCCCCAAATTGAAATTTCTGCTGCTCGAATCTTTAGATTTGGAGGACTGGATAGCTAAGCATGATCATTTTCCTAAGCTGGAATGGCTAGTTGTCAGGTACTGTGTCAACCTGACCAAGATCCCTCTTGATTTTGGGGAGATATGCACATTGCAGTTGATTGACATGGAATATTGTAACCTTATGGCATTTGAGTCCGCAAGAAGTATTCAGGTACAGCAACTCAACGTGGGGAATGAAAAACTTATTGTTCGTCTTGGCCGTATGCTCGCCGAGGTACAAGCTCCTTCTGAAAGCGTTTTCAGATTGAAAATGTTTTGCTTGCCTTATCATTACCTCTCATTGAATTTCTGAGCATCCTTTTCCTGTGAtattgttgaaaaataaaaataatagaagaagGTATTGCGAAAACAATGGTAAAATCTCAATGTTATGTTAGacaaagagatagaaaaaagaaaaatgtgagaagaagaaaaccagaatttggagaaaaaataacTTCTTCTTAATGAAATGAAAGCTTACATTAAAACTCACACTACACCAAATGATAGAAATGAAGTCCTATTTATATAGGACTTGAATacataacattaatcaaataaaactgaaaagctataaataaaactttaaatgcAAGATGTTTTGCATTCCAAAAATGAATGTCAAACTTCAGTTTGCATTTCAAAAATGAATGTCAAACTTCAGTTACAAatggaaaatataataatggagacataaatgaaaaaacagaaaattaaaccaactttaatttaaagaaaaatatcacaaatctcaacactcctccttgagaTTTTTCTTTGTCAAACCCAACTTGTTGcgtaaaaattcaaattgaccACACGGTAAAGCTTTTGTGAGGATGTCAGCAAGCTGAAATTCTGAATTGCAATGAGTGAGCTTGATCTCGCCTTCTTTCTCTGCTTctctcaacaaataaaacttgACTTTAATGTGTTTTGTTTTACCATGTTGTACCGGATTGGAGGCTATAGCAATAGCAGATTTGTTATTAGAAAACAATTTTGTAGGCTCCTTTTGTTCATATCCTAAATCACCAAGCAATTTGTGAAGCCATATTGCTTGATTTGCAGCATTTGCTGTTGAAATATATTCAGCTTCAACGGTGAATTGAACCACAACTTCCTGCTTCTTTGAGTTCCAAGAGAAAACCCCAATgccaagagaaaaaatataactagAAGTGCTTTTAGAATCATCAACACAACTAGCCCAATCACTATCAGCATATCCAATCAATTTCAAGTCACCAATGGACTCAAACCAAATTCCAAAATCAAGAGTACCCTTTAAGTATCTAAGCACCCTTTTAGCAATACCAAAATGAACTTCACTAGGAGAATTCATATATCTTGAGAGCATACTTGCAGCAAACATTAAATCCGGCCTGGATGCCGTCAAATATTGCAAACTTCCTACCAAACTTCTAAAACTTGTAGGATTGGAGAGTTTCTCACCATTCAAAAAGAATGCATTGTCAACCATATTGACCCTTGCTATCTCCACTCCTTGTGGGTCATAAATTGTACAAATACCATCTTTGAAAACCACAGAAAATTTGCTATGCATCAACTGAGCAATACTAAGCAAGTTTTGAGATAATTTCGGAACAAATAAAACATTAGAGATTTTCTTTTCACTTTGCTTAGTATGCATGATAACATTACCTTTACCTTCAGCTAGTACCGTCTCTCCATGTCCAAGGACCACCTTTGTCCTTATAGAATTGTCAATTTGGCTAAAAAGATTGATATTTTTAGCCATGTGGGTTGTGCAGTCGTTGTCAATAAGCCATGAGTTTATATCTGTTTCAACAATATGAGAAGCCATAAACAAGAAAGTTGTTTCTTACTTTTGATCATCTGCACGATTAGCTTACTGTGGGGGCTGTTGGGATGATTGGTTTTGCTTGGCACGGCAAAACTTTTCAGTATGACCATTCTTATCACAATAATCACAATGGTAGACTTGCTTGTTTTTGTACCAGCAATTGTCCTCAGTATGATTGGTCTTTTTACAGAAACGACAAGGAGGAAATTTTCCCCTCCTTGATACTCCTTCTTTTCCCTTGCTCCCCTGATCTTCGATTGCCTTACTATCACCCCTTGTAGCAGGTTTCTTGCCTTTGAATTTGGCAGTAAGGCACCTTCAACATGCTCCTCATTACGGATTGCATCCCTTTGCTCTTGGGCTTGTAATTTGCTGATTAACTCAGCTATAGAGAGAGTAGTCAAGTCACAAGACTCCTCTATGGTTGAGATTTTCGACTCAAATCTGTCAAGGACACTTACCATTATTTTTTCCACAACCCTTTGATCTGGAAAATCTTCACCAGTTAATCTGATTTGGTTCACAATAGTCATCACTTTGGTAGTGTACTCCTTCACAGTGTCTGAATCCTTCATCTTCAGCATCTCAAACTCTCTTTTGAGAGTTATTAATTTAACAGCCTTCACCCTTGTGCTTCCTTCAAACTCCTCTTTCAACTTATCCCAAGCTTTCTTGGCTGTGTCACAATCAATAATCCTTGCAAAAATAGGATCTGATAAAGCAGCATGTATACAAGATAAAGCCTTAGGCTTCTTTGACTTCTCCTCCTCATGTTGTCGTATTTGATTCAAGGTTGGATTTGCTCCCAATGGTGGAGGATCAGCATCATTCAAAACAGATTCCCAAAGACCAAGTGCTTTGAGATAGGATTGCATTTTAACAACCCAAAATTGGTAGTTGTCACCATTAAATTGTGGAGGGGTGGAAACACCAAAATTAGAAGACAtgctataaaatataaaattggaattctcttctctcaaacaaaatcatagctctttaggctctgataccactgttgaaaaataaaaataatagaagaagGTATTGCGGAAACAATGGTAAAATCTCAATGTTATGTTAGacaaagagatagaaaaaagaaaaatgtgagaagaagaaaaccagAATTTGGAGAAAAGGTAACTTCTTCTTAATGAAATGAAAGCTTACATTAAAACTCACACTACACCAAATGATAGAAATGAAGTCCTATTTATATAGGACTTGAATACATAGCATTAACCAAATAAAACTGAAAAgctataaataaaactttaaatgcAAGATGTTTTGCATTCCAAAAATGAATGCCAAACTTCAGTTTGCATTTCAAAAATGAATGTCAAACTTCAGTTACAAatggaaaatataataatggagacataaatgaaaaaacaaaaaattaaaccaactttaatttaaagaaaaatatcacaaatctcAACAGATATGAACGTCTTTTTTTTAGCAATTTTTCATAATCCTGAAAGCACTTgttcacatttttattttcatatgcaCTCAATAAACGAAAGGCAAGGAAGGAGAATTTTCCGTGGTTTAGTTATCTTCTGTTGTGTACTACTGCAGCAAGACATCAGGTGGATCAATTTCAAAGAATCTGACTTCTTTTCTCTTGCAGCAAAAACTTATTGCTTTAACTGTGGCCTTCATTTACATGACTGCGATTGAAGACGCTGTGGACTAAACATCACGACGGCAAAAGTAAGAAGGGAAAAGACCCTATGAGGTAAATGGGATTTTATTGTTTCTGGTACGTAAAATAACAGTATTTTTTCTATGTTTCTTTTTCACATTCTAACCACTATTTTCAACTATAGGACAAAGGGCActgataagaaaaagaaaataagtattGCTTTGGAGCTTTCTATATTAATCGTTTTGATCCTCTTTCTCAGTTTCCTTTATTGCTTTTTCACccaattctttaattttctatGTAAATTCAGCTGCAAATGTTATAGGTGACTGTCATGTGAAATTCTAAACAGGTTAATCTTTACTGTGATTTGGTGAATATCCTGTAATCAATCCAAATTAATGGATTCTGCAATCTTGCGTGCTGCACTTGAACACGTTAGTTAGTTCCACGATTTTCCTTGACATCAGACAAGACTTGTCACAATTTAGAAGTTTAGAATGCTGTACATTGAGAatgtaattgaaacaaaaaatattgcAACCAAGTTTTCTTGAAATCAATGGATGCTCTTCATGACTTTTCAGGATAGAAGGAAGTTCTCGTTCGTGAGTTTGAGATTGGTTTTGGCAGAACTGAATGATGACAGATTTCAGCAGTGCTCAGTTTAAGCTTTCTACGATAATCTAAGATTGGCAAACTTGTTTGTGGTTTTTGTTGATATTGTTCTGTAATGCTTTGTGATTGGCaaatttgtttggggttcttgTTGATGTTGTTCTACAAAGCTTAGAGATTACATCTGTAATGCTGTGTGTAAATCATTTTCCGTGTGATTCTGATAAACAGTAAGCTCGGTTTCATGATTTCTAGTGAAAATCTTTGCTTTTCTTCTTGTGTTCTGCTACAGTTCTGTTTCTAACGATTGTGTAGAGAT from Diospyros lotus cultivar Yz01 chromosome 6, ASM1463336v1, whole genome shotgun sequence encodes:
- the LOC127804164 gene encoding putative late blight resistance protein homolog R1A-3, which gives rise to MDDSDDEERYVLRPGVNDFGAKFKSIMTANVDMATKVSLITDHYMDFLGKSPDDPESAYDLWYAEVVVWLTSMLQKRPEDRSIYVKTDDRVADAVWYVGLKSFVLLTGWMVEPMFLQKYFNFEELAFRDLEPVLLHRLLSYYHHFGEEDAIEKCWEFENFRDNIMEAAELARCYISSYTERRPLPDNNYEDNILTLLERSLTGKYLLQEYGTSAFRPEMDKRLLQEYGSDMDKRLAKDRKDGLVPQSGGLETIKEYLNKLRAKVRENELVGRSGDLEKIMERLIAGTSELGITPIVGMGGIGKTTLARSLYEDAQIQNHFRVRGWIRVSQEFRERDVITGLLESIGLLNSNISLIDEDNTKLGERLRKHLLGRKYLIVIDDLWTTEAWDCMKWWFEDKNNGSRILLTSRLHEVASYVNHPYPMNLLSPEDSWKLLCKQAFGTEGCPPELLNIGKQIANKCQGHPLSVIVVAGHLSNIGKTKHSWENVAKTMDSLIDGSQENFNILSLSYNGLTQDLKACFLSLVIFPKNSDIPVRKLIRMWAGMGFVHPEPQKSTEEVAQKCFEDLIRRNLIIAKKKKFDGKVNSCGIHDLLWDLSMREARKEGDYIFGHSPLSHPYFNTDDDMKYALGLTHTLLYSGRSFESDCPLSSAGFELLKILDILNQPFDDFPHEITDRVNLRYLALSTSADIPDSVSKLCYLETLINNHQRAGGNLPKEIWLMPRLRHLHVGTCTYLPNPSSLDSVLTDLQTLSTLSSASCTKEIFENMPNLEELGIHQIRENARGDELCLSSLVYLHKLQKLKITCNLRLANPRSACCWESFLPNITQLTLLLSRLPWHEINALALLPKLEVLKLKNSSFEGPEWVQNNEGFPKLKFLLLESLDLEDWIAKHDHFPKLEWLVVRYCVNLTKIPLDFGEICTLQLIDMEYCNLMAFESARSIQVQQLNVGNEKLIVRLGRMLAEQKLIALTVAFIYMTAIEDAVD